A segment of the Zingiber officinale cultivar Zhangliang chromosome 8B, Zo_v1.1, whole genome shotgun sequence genome:
ATTTAAGCTAATTTAAGCAAGTAACCAACCGAACGAGACAGAAATCATCAATACCAAGTCATGGGCATACTTGGGCGAGTCCTCCTCAGACGAAGCCAACTCCTTCCTCTTCCGCCTCCCCTTGACGCACCGCTCCCTCTTCTCGGTGCCCAATGGAATCCCCGCCGACGCCCCACTGCCCGGACGCCGGATCGTAGGCCCTAGCCCCGGGGCCCCTCCGGCCACGGGGAAACTCCACATTTTCGGGGGCACGGGCCACGGATCCAAGATCACGATGCAGAATAAGGTTCGAGCATGTGGTGAAGCGAGGTGGCAGGATCGGATCTGCGGAGCAGCGGAGGTCGCAGAGTGGAAGTAGGAAGAACAATGAAAGGTAGAGCGAGCCAGCAAGAGATTTGCTGGGCCAAATTATTAAAATCAGGGCAATTTTTTATATATCCCCTGAGGTTTGACTTAATTTTTAGATTGCCCTCAATTTTTTTCCTACTTTATTTCAAAATGCCCCCTTTTAATACCGGTCACTAATTTGAATAACCGGatagaataaataaattatttaaatattttgttatagaAACATATATAGGATCATAATGGTCGACTAAGGGGGTGAACATATAATAATACATTTTTCACTACAAATACGTAAATAAAATTAgtaaaaaataaaacatgtaaaAATATGAAAGAATTAAACTAAGTAATCTTAACAcataatatttaatataattagtACAGCTCTCTAAACTTTAGCCAGTAAAATAAAaataggtaagttatttttgcaAAACACACTGTAATTATGTATTTCTAAATAAGCTCCTCAACGATCACGAAGTCGTGTGATTTCTTCGTCGACTCCCGTGGCTATAAGTTTGACTCCCTTGGTCGGATGCCTTTCTTTCTCATCGTCCTCGTCGAGATCGCGGCGCTTCGACATCCATCTCGCTTCGATCGATCTGGGATTTGCGAGAACAGAGATGGGGCAGCAGTCGCTGATCTATAGTTTCGTCGCCCGGGGGACGGTGATCCTGGCGGAGTACACAGAGTTCACGGGAAACTTCAACAGCATCGCCGCCCAGTGCCTGCAGAAGCTCCCTGCCAGCAACAACAAGTTCACCTATAACTGCGACGGCCATACCTTCAATTACCTCGTCGAGGATGGATACAGTGAGTGCCTTGATCCAGATCCACTTTACTGTACGGTATTTTACTTGATTCGCTTTGCCTTCCTCACGGCTCTTAGTGCGTCGGTGCGAGCAGCGGATCTATGAATTTGGGTTGATTTTTGATTGATGTTCGTCGATTAGTTCGGCTTTGCCCCTATGTTATACGCGAGTGCGATTTTGGGTGTTTTTGAGAAACCGTTTTTTAGTTAAAAACAGCATAAAAAGGAGGTGACTGTTGATCTGATTTTATTTTTCCAATCTTTTCTAATCAAGACGTTGTGATTTGTTTCATTATCTCCATCGAGAATTGAAATTACTACGACTAGTGGATAATTGAAGAGGAAGCTGATCTAAATCTCAGGATTTGTAGACAAAGATGCTTGGATCCATAAACAATTACGATTTTGTGGAAGTTGTTGGATAGGAATTCCAATTGATATGCCATCTCATTTTCTTGACGTTTCTCAATGAGTTTGTGCGTCTTTTTGAGATTTGCAACCTTATATTATATGCTTGTTTCTTgtatcttgttttcttttgtttgtgACTAGTATAATCCTCGATTCATGATTAGGCAACTGAACGGAATATTGAAGCTGCGCTTGGTAGATTGGTGCAAGCATGTCTTGTTTTTCTTATCAGAAGTGTTTTTTCATCGCAAAACTCGTTGTATTTAATTCTTCAAAGATGGATTAAAAAGTACTAGTTAAAATTACAATGATAATTCTATAAGTGGAAAATATTGATCAACAAATTTTACTTTGTAAACGTGGCTTTTAATACACATaatgatttttaataatttctaaattgttcattatatttttctttagCCAACATGTATGtattattatttgttttattttgttatatttatttaatgATAACAACAAGATGAAATTGcattaatagtttttaaaattgtaataaagtcaaatttgaatatgaaaaattagtattaatgaaaaattaaaatttattttaatgttttttatctaataacataaaataaattaatatgatGATGTCATTGTTAGAGTTAAAATAAGTATTATAATATATCTTTTCTGTTGGAATTTCACGATAAGAAATTGTTTTCtaaaatgttttcaaagcataagaaagaagaagaaaaatagagCTTTTGGAGCTTATGGGAAGCTAGTGTGGGAATTTTAGCTTGTCATCTAGAATTTGTAGGGAGATTGAGACATCTTGCATAAGATAATGATTTGGAAAAAGGTAGAGTTAGTGGAAGCACATATGGGATCATGTGAGCATGGTTGCACTCAAGTGTTGACATGCCACCCATGTGATCATGTTGCAAACTAGGCTTACATTGCATGCATAAGGTTTAGTGTGGGCATTGTTGGTGCACTTTGCATGTACACATCATCATGAGTTGTATTGATGCGTTTTTAATTTATTGGTATGTAGGACTTATTGCAATTACACCTCCACATAGAATGACTAGTTTGTCAATAGGCGGTGCACCAACATATTGATTCTGACCCAAGTGGTAGGACTTAGTGACTGGATCTGAGTGAACCtgtgctttgaattggtgcaattTGGATCATCCATGCATTCCAAATTATGTTTGGTTAGGTGCAGCCAATCGAGACATTCCAATCAAGGGGCGTAGATTGATCTAATATGAGAATCATAGTGGTTTAGACAAGACAAATTTAGCAAGAATTTTAGACTCCTACACTTTCTCTTTCCCACTGTCGAATTTGCGCACTCGGGTGAGTAGATTCTGGTGACCTTGTATCTGAGTGGACTGCAGACAATTGCAAGTCATAGGAGAGTAGATGATCTCATTGTATCCTAGAGGGAAtttgctttgaattggtgcaattTGGATCATCTATGCGTCCCAAATTAAGTTTGGTTTGGTGTAGCCCAATAGAATCATTCCATTCAAGGGGCGTAGATTGGTCTAATATGAGAACCATAGTGGGTTGGAGAAGATAGATTTACTCAAATTCAGCTAGAATTTTAACTCTTATAGCCTTCTCTTTCCCTCaatgccttcttcctccttgttgaCAAAGCTTTGACCATCCAATTTATGCACCTGGGTGAGTAAATTCTTGTGACCTTGTACCCAAGTGGACTGGAGACTATTGCAAGTCACAGAAGAGCAGATGTTCTCATTGTATCCTAAAGTGACTTTGTCGAATCCCAATTGTTCACCATTAAGTCTTAAGGAAAGTGTGACTATGCTTCATGATTGTCGAACCATCATTCTGTCACACTGGCAACCAAATTTCTAACACTAGTCTTTTTACATTTTTACGCTACTTTTGTCACAGATGATAGTACCCTGTaccttaaatataaaaattacattttaattaagttttagcaAAATGAAAGCTTCCCCAAAATTGCTTTCTAATTTCTGCAAAAGTTGTAGGAAACTAAGCCTTCACAGTCATCTGTTTATTTGCCTTTTTAAAGCACAATCTATCAGTGTGATTGTTGTTTGAATCTTTGTTAAAGAATGGAACTGGTGTGAGAAGCTCTGGGGCATTTAGGCTATGGAATATGAAAAATGTTCACCAATGCTTTGTAGGAATGGTAGATTGTTTCATTTGGATCAATTAGTTTTTACAAAATTCTTATGTATCCCTTCCGAATCATATTTGTATAAAAGTGATGGTATTTCAGTTTTTTTAATTTGTTGGAATTTAATTGTGGTAGAGCATGCAACATAAGATATACAGTATATTGTTTAACTTTTTAATTATATTTGCAACAACCAACAACCACAACCAAACTTTTATCTCACTAAGTGAGTTCGgctatatttaattaataatattatgccATAAGTTATTATGCTATCAAAATGATCTATTTTGCATAATTTTAGTAGTatgcaataaaaaaattatatcagAAACTAAAAGATAATCCATTCACATTCATATTGATGTTGAATCGAATCTGCAATTGCAATCACATGCCCATCAGCCCATGTCATTTTAACAAGAAACTTTTGTGGAACCATGCATGTTAATCACATTTCTTAGTAATAGAACTCATGGAGATGTATTATCCCAATTCCCATGAACCAAAGTAACAAACAACTCCAATACTTCTGATCAAACTTTATTTCCTTTGCTTCCAACTATGGATTGAGTCATAGACTTCACATCTGACCTTCAGATGTTTGTTTGAACTTTGATGATTTGGCCATTCAAGTGTATTATAAGGTGTTGGCTACAGCAGTGCGCATGATTTGCATGGCAATCAAGAATTTTCCCTCCTAGATGGACATAAAATAGTGGACTGTTAGAGTTTTTGAATATTTCAACAAGTCCTTTGGAAGCGGAGTAGTAAATTAACTTGATGGGTACAGAAATAGCTGTTCACCTTACTTGTTTGTGGCACATGGAAATGTTTAATGACTAATTCTTAAGTATTGCTTTACCAGGAAATTACAGGGACATGAAGTAATTGATCTTCAAAACTTCTTGACTGTGCCATGACTACTTAGTTCAGTGTAATATTTTTGGTCATTTGAGCCTGTCTTTGTTAACTGTTTTAATTCTGTTCATCTTTCTGTAGCTTATAGCTTTTGGTCCATTTTTAATTCTTAGGTACTCTCACATGTTTGGGTTGGAAATTAGCCATCCTTAATTTGACATAAGCAAAAAAGTTCCTTTAGATATGCCAATtccattatttttttcttttaaaacaatAGGCTAGTAGCCTTTTTTTACTTGAAACTGATAGGTACTTCCATCATAGAATGCAAATGCTCTGAGAAAGATCATTTCAAGACAAATTTCATTTTTCGAGTTAGTTGGCTGTAATGCAGGGAATAACATCATACACTTGAATAATGGTATGAAATGTTAAGCCTTGATCTTGTATAGAAGCAGTCAAACACAGAGAAGCTGGTCCATTTCATGGCGTAGTAATTTAGTCTAGGTTAGGCTTTTAGTTGACATGGTTCGGTTGTCAGTTGCTGTATGATGTTTCTTGGATATGCATCATCTAGGTATCTATTCTAGAACCTAAACCAAAGTCACCTACGTATGGAATATAATGACAGACTACATTATTATGTAGACCTTTTTTCCCTAGAGGGATTGGGAATTGAAAAGACAGAAGAATGAGGGGAGAGATGAGCAATACCTTTGAGTTGTTTCCTTGAACAAATATATGCAGGTATGATGGATAATTCTACATTCTCAACATTCCTTAACTAGTTTTCTCTTCTGGTTTTGGGTGGATGGGTTACAAGGAATTGAACACTTCAAATATCCACCCTCATCCCTTTATTCatcaaaggaaaaagaaaaatggaagGATGATCCTTCTTTTCCCTCAATTTTGATCCACCCATTGACTCATTTATCCAAGGAAACCGGCCCTTAATGTTAGCACTATAATCTGATGTCTTTGTCGATATTTTAAATTTCCCTTTAAGGTGAAATCATTCTTGCATTTTAGAGACATGcaatttgattttcttttttctCCCAATAAAATTGGCTGTCAGCCTCTAGGCTTTAGTTGTGTTCCCCTTTCATGTGATAGATATCTGATTTCattgttttcttctttgtttgcttCCACGTAATAGTTCCTTGTGTCTGCTTGAGATTAAATAGCTGTGATCCTTCAAGAGGTGTTATGAtaattagttatgttatgtagcTGAACTGAAAGAAATGAATTTCACAGCATACTGTGTCGTTGCTACCGAGTTAGTTGGCAGGCAAGTCCCTATTGCCTTTCTTGAGCGGGTGAAGGAGGATTTTAGCAAAAGATATGGTGGAGGAAAAGCTGCAACAGCTACAGCTAATAGCCTCAGCCGTGAGTTCGGGTATTCTTACATCACATCGCCATTCAAATTTTCAAATAATCCTTCTATCATGTCTAACCAGAGTACTGATTCCTTAAAATGAGATATTAGGTCCAAGCTTAAGGAACACATGCAATACTGCATGGACAATCCAGAAGAGATTAGCAAGCTTGCCAAGGTGAAGGCTCAGGTTTCTGAAGTCAAGGGAGTTATGATGGAGAACATTGAGAAGGTGCTCGACTGTTACCATACACTTTGTTCTTGTGTTGAGGAATTTGTATTTTATTGTTGCTTCTTATGATGTCCTTGATTTTTTTAGGTTCTTGACCGTGGGGAGAAAATTGAGTTGCTTGTTGACAAGACTGAAAATCTTCGCTCCCAGGTATGATAGCCAGTATGATAATTCGGGAAGCTCCCTTAAATGCTCCATTAGATACATTCTCTGAAATTGACAAACAAGTATTGTGGATAGTTGTATTTTCTATTTTCCTTTGGATTCTTATTCTAAAGCAACTTGATATTTTTGTATAACAGGCACAAGATTTCAGACAACAGGGAACACAAATGCGAAGGAAGATGTGGCTGAATAACATGAAGATTAAGCTCATTGTTTTGGGCATCATTATTGCCCTGATCCTTATCATAATTTTGTCTGTATGCCATGGTTTCAAATGTTAATATTGGTGGTTAAGAACTTAGAGTCTGTTGCAACTGCTGCTTCCCTTAGGACATCTTACTTATATGGTGTGATAGCGATACTTGGATAATCATTGTCGGTTTGTGGTTTAACTTCATCTGCTGCAAATGAGTATTTTGTTTCCAGACTATGGAGGACCAGAATAGGCTTGGATTAGTGACTTGTATGTTATGTGTGTATAGTGCAAACAAATTCTTTGTTGTTCGGTTAATACCAAGTTCTCTCTTGATGCTTTCTCGTGTAGCTTCAGATCCAGCTGTGGATGTTCCATTGCTTTTTATAAGGTTGTTGGTTTATACTTTTATCTATAGCTGCTTATTAACCGGAATAAGTTGTTCATGTTCTGCACTTGCTCATGGTGGTTTTTGCCCAAGTATTTTGTTTCCAAGCTATGGAGGGAGACCCACAATAGGCATGATTAGCGTATTGTATATTATGAGTGTATAGCATGAATTGATATGTTCTCTCCTGATGATTATGATTTTGTGGAGCTTCAGATTCAGCTGCAGATGTTCTTGTTTTCTACTGCACGGTATGCACTTTCACTTGGGGTGATTTTTGCCGTCGCCAATTTAACCATAGCAGCTTGCTAATGCCAGGTGACATGAAAATGATAATTCTTCTTGTTTCAATTGTTGGTTCTGGTGCAATATGATTACTCGCaagtatttttaaaactcttaaaaaagaattttcttccttgttttcctttttttttacagGTTGCTTTACATGGTAAAGCTTCGGATTGCTGGAGTATCTCCCTCATTTGATCGAAGCGACAGCAATAGGTATGGAACCTATAATACAAGATTGAAGTTAATATGTTCATACAATATCTGACCTTTAACTCCAACAGTCAAAAATATCACTTTGGTTTGTCATAAAGTTAACAAAAGTTGCACACTCACAAGTATGCACACTTCATAGCACTAGTGTAATTTAAGTAGTTTGTCACTTGAAGTTCCATTCTTTAGTTTTTGATATATCAAGTTTGTTCTATATGGCAAGTTGAGATTAATCACAAGATTCACAACGTGGCATTTTTTTTTTTCGGTTCAATagtatatatttttcatgattctTAGTACATGTCACACTCTGTTTGTAAGAGAATTACCTATAGGATGCCTCCACCGCCACTGCCGAAGCCACCGCCTGAGCCCTCGAGCCCGCCAAAACCTCCTCTGTGACTGCCTAGTCCTGATGAGTctccaaaaagaaataaagcacaCTTTCAAAGGTTAGCAAGTCACTGGGGATGCTACCAGCTCCAATGAAGGGTATGTTCTTCTTGTCTCCAAGGCCTGCTTTCATGATACCATGGTCATATCTAGCAGGTAATTCAGGAGAGCTGACCTCTCTATATAAGAACCTCCCCTGGCCCATTGCAAGGTAATTCAGAGACCCTGAGCCTTACTTTGGGGATTTGCACTACCATGGTCATATTTTGGACGCAGCTCTGTTTTTCATATCTTCTCCTCCCCCCCAACTTGGTATCAGATGTGGTAATGTAAATCCTAAAGAGGTCAAGGTACTTAATGGTGCAAGGTCCCTGCTATCAAATAACTAAGAACCTGTTGTTTTACTCACTAAGTCTTTAGTGTTACAGTAGAGAGAACCCCGGATCTAAAAGATAGAGACTCGACATGCATCCTTAGTAAGGCTAGTAAATGCGTAAGACGGTAAATCTGAAGGATCTAACTGGTAATACTCACTTCTCATCTAAAAGCTTTTACTTTAAAAAGGAAGATATAGTGTTAAGAACCTTACGTTCCCTTACTATGTCTGTGCATTGTAATAAGGCGACCAGGAAGGTAACTGATTGCAAAAGGTTGTAGAGCGCTTTAAAGCAGTCAGTCGGATGAGCATGAAAGTTTTCCTAGACTCTAAGCTGTAAACAAACACAGAAAGAATAGGGGATTTAATGTCCAGTCGTTGGGAAGAATCAATACAGGAGTGGTATTCAAAGTCTCATACCTCAAACCTAGAGTACCTTATCTTGCTCTAACTACCAAAGTTTCAAACCATCACCTCTTTCATAACCTTGCCATCATTTATGATCGAACTTGCCTATCTTCTAACGTCAACCTAAGAAACTTCAAACTTCTCCTTGAAAAACAACAagatcttgaaaaagaaattgtAAACCTAAAAATCGCCTTGACAAACCTAATTACGAATTGCATAGAaggcaaacctctcacaaaacaGGAAGCCACAGAACTGGTGATCAAACTTTCTCAGCAACCAAAGCTAGCAGAAGAGGAGGCCAGCAAATTCGTAAAAAGCCGGAATAAGTTGGAAATGGTGGAGCAACTGCTTCACAAAATAGAGAAGTTGATCGCTTGATGAGCCACACTCTTACAAGAGGAAACAAATCTTTCAAAGATACGGTGCAAGCAACAGAGCAAATTGAGTCCCTCGTTGTAGGTTTTGCAAAACCCAGTGACTACCCTATTGTCTCAGCATCAAGTAGTGCCCTCATCAAACAAAACAACACGCAACTTCAGCTACTAGTCCAAATTATTAAAAGTCTTAAAGACATACAGGCAGACTTGAAAATAGTCATCGAGCAATCAAAGGGAGGTAAATCTTCAACCAATTTACCTGATTCCCTgattaaaaaattgtaaaatttgtcTCTAGGACCTTCGgagaaactaaaagaaaagagaGGCAAGCTACGGATATTCAAAGATCCCTACAAAATTCTAAAGGAGGAGCAGGAAAAGTTAAACAAAAACTAGATGGCTATGACTATTAGAACCATCCAGGAGCAAGCAGCCAACCTTCCACAGGTTCCGCTCTTTAAAGATCAAATTCGTGAATATAGGTGCAACCACATAAGGCTACATAATAGATCCGCAAACACAACTGCGGCTCTAACGAGCTGCCATCATACCAGCGAAGTACTTTACCATTCCAGAAGAGATGATGCCAACCATAAAGTATACATCCACAGATCTAAGGAAGAAATACTATGTGTTGATGGCAACTAGCAAGACCGAACCTTCATACAAGAGGAAAGCTATACCCAGCTGTAGAGAAATCATATGTAATACATCCATTTAGGAATCTTGCAAGTCCGTATTTATTTAACAAGCTATCGGATTCGAGCACTCCCAGGACGAAGGTATTTTACTACCACACTGCAAGGACTAAACTGGATAATAAATCCAATGCAGGTAAATATCCCAATGCAACCATCAGACGTCAAGAGCTTAAACCTTATTGATGAAAGAATCTGTCTTAAGTTTCCAAAATTATGCTGCTGCATCTACTTGAAGACATCCTCATTACAATTTACAATGAAAAGGATGAAGAGGTTCAAAGCGATGAGGAAGAAATCAAGTTTTCTCATACACTGGCAATATTCCTCGAGCTTTGGTATCAACATGCTTAAGCATGGAAGTCCCCTTCGGCTCTTATGGAAGGATTGTGGCCAGATCattataagaaaatattttagatATTGTGGCGGCAATTTATCCACAGTAAGACGATAAACAAAGTAGAACGCACAATCTATTACAATTCTTGGTTTCACTGCAATGTTTCTTGCTGAACAGATAGCTCCATCTTATCTTCTCCAATTGGATGAGATGTCACGCATCGGCATCATTTCTGCTTCAGCAAAGGAAGTGGGTTCAAATTCTTCCTTTCGTATTCCTAACCTTCTCCGTCAAGTTCTTCGTTCCTTAGCCTCATTCACTTCATCCGTTCTAATCTCCTCAACAACAATCTGCTTGGTCTCAACCAAGGGCATAGCCACCTTTAAGGAGAAGGGGTGCGACCACTcacattttattaaaaattaatatatatatatatattactttgAGTAGTTGATTCATCATCATTCAAtgttaaaaattgaaattgatcaCATATTTGAAAAGTTCATGACCTAAGTTATCTATGGTACCACTTCTACGAGGAAATATCACGATTTGAAATgttaagtattgaattttaaaaataaaatatataataataaactgATGAACTAAATCGTAGGGCACAAAGTAAGAAAGCTAAATTAAAATCGAATCGAGTTTGAACTAAATTCAACGGGTAGATATGGAGAAAAGTATTATGTTGGTTCAAATTGGAATTGATTTGATGTTGAGTTATTATCTAACCAAGTTTAATGTTTAAACGAGTTTAAACGATTTAAAAATTTAAcgaaatctttcatttttttctctccctcttctccctatGCATGTTACATTCCAACTGGTATTTATTTGCCCCCGCGggctggatcaaccggttaaggtgtggcatccttgcacaatgagtcgtagggtcgaaggtccacagacgcgcactggatgaataatctgtgccggctgtgttaaattccggagacaccatgctttacccgggccagcattcacggctgatttacctcctcctaggatccctgtggggccaggcctagggggccgctgggcggcgggacccgccttttgcaCAATGTTACATTCCAACTGGTCCCCTCGGGATGGTCTAGTGGCTAACATATGAGGTGTTGCCAacatgaggtctgaggttcgaatctcggcataaCCGAGGTAagtgtctcccttatgtgctagtcactattccaaaggctagtagccgcccgtgatttacctcctccgtattggcctgggacggattgacagggacgctgggggcgagcgtattcgccttttgccacctcattcctctcttttattttttttcctcttcttcctcatttgttccttctccttctcttctccaacgttagtaaacctataattttttcctttccttttttaaagCACAAGAgattttttcttctcctttctcttctccggcAAGCAAGAAATGCAACACCAATTGTTGCCCTCTTCTAGCAACAAGATCAAGCAGCCATCAACCCccctatcttcttcctcttctggtattttttaggattttattggcACAGCAAAATAGTCATGTCTTGTCTTACCTTGCTCTCTTTGTGTTATTGCCGAGTTTATCGAAACTAGTCAAAGTTGCTAACGAAGAAAGtaaagttcttttttttttatttcttcttctttattttatcttctctatttttctcaaaagcATTGATCTTCCAAGAATTATAAATTATTCCTTCCTTATTTCatgaatatttgaaaattatcCCTCCTAATTGAAAATCCACTATGCCCCCGGTCTCAGCCTTTTTCTCCTCCAACCTCTTCCCTTAGATCCTCAAGCTGTCTCTACTCTTCCTCGGCTCTCTTGCGTTTCTCAATTGTATCGACCGAGTCTTCGCTAACTTCACCAATCACCATTGCAATACCTAGTTGCTCATCTTCTAAATATGTTTTTGATTctgcctcttctccttcttcctttaatACCCTCACTTCCTCAATCACATCTTCACCTTCTTCCAACTCCATTCTTTCCTACCTATTACATCGAGAAAATATCAGCTTGCTATATCCTCTCGTGATTATGATGGTAGATGAATCGAATGTTTATAAATAAGTTCAATATTGGATCTGATAACGTCCTTTTGTTACCGTGTGTGGCATGACGCCCATGTAATCTCTTGAGCATTCATGGTTTAATTTTCAAATACGGCCCCCACTAAGGTATTTTCTTTGGATGATAAATCTAGGATGCTAGAGGCGGGTACTTTCAAATTTATTCTAATAAttgatagaaaattttcataaaattagATTAGTCATTTCTAGGAGATCTAGGGTTATTCAACCCGAAGCTAATACATGATACTAgttaaaaagaataaaataaaataaaaattgatctaataaaaatttatttatgttcaatAGTAGATTAGTGAATCCGGTTTGTTAATATTCATTAATATCTTTGAACAATTTACGAATACTTATTTATTAATTtgtgtaaaatttaattataaaattttataatctttAATTGCTCAAAAgttaaaaattagaaaataatataaatttcatAAATTAATCAACATTTTGAACACTTTCTTTCTGCTAGAGTTTAATAAGATTCTTAGAAATAAAGAAACTTGAATATACTAAGCGGCTTCACTATACAATATTAATACAGGAGGTAAATTATAGGGATAGTTTGATGATAAGatatagataaataaattatGAAAGATGGTTATATGATAAAATATATGTATGTAAATTATGAGAGATATTTTACCTTAATTAGCCCCTTTTATATATGAGCTTAGATATCTAATTAGATATTTTA
Coding sequences within it:
- the LOC122015349 gene encoding vesicle-associated membrane protein 721-like gives rise to the protein MGQQSLIYSFVARGTVILAEYTEFTGNFNSIAAQCLQKLPASNNKFTYNCDGHTFNYLVEDGYTYCVVATELVGRQVPIAFLERVKEDFSKRYGGGKAATATANSLSREFGSKLKEHMQYCMDNPEEISKLAKVKAQVSEVKGVMMENIEKVLDRGEKIELLVDKTENLRSQAQDFRQQGTQMRRKMWLNNMKIKLIVLGIIIALILIIILSVCHGFKC